A region from the Perca fluviatilis chromosome 16, GENO_Pfluv_1.0, whole genome shotgun sequence genome encodes:
- the gjb1a gene encoding connexin 27.5 isoform X1, translated as MPLTPPAEPVISGHNRETTEDPELKMNWASFYAVISGVNRHSTGIGRIWISVLFIFRILVLVVAAESVWGDEKSGFTCNTQQPGCNSVCYDHFFPISHIRLWALQLILVSTPALLVAMHVAHRRHVDKRLYKLSGRTNPKDLEQIKTQKMKITGALWWTYVISLLFRIVLEVIFMYLFYMIYPGYKMIRLVKCDSYPCPNTVDCFVSRPTEKTVFTVFMLTASGVCILLNIGEVVFLVGKACSKHLHTAGDSTMGAWIQQKLCSF; from the coding sequence ACCCGGAACTAAAGATGAACTGGGCATCGTTTTATGCAGTCATCAGCGGTGTGAACAGACACTCCACAGGCATTGGTCGCATCTGGATCTCTGTCCTGTTCATTTTCCGAATCCTGGTTCTGGTGGTTGCAGCGGAGAGCGTGTGGGGTGACGAGAAGTCCGGCTTCACCTGCAACACCCAGCAGCCGGGCTGCAACAGCGTCTGCTACGACCACTTCTTCCCCATCTCCCACATCCGCCTCTGGGCACTCCAGCTCATCCTGGTCTCCACTCCTGCCCTGCTTGTAGCCATGCACGTGGCCCACCGCCGCCACGTCGACAAGAGGCTCTACAAACTCTCAGGGCGGACCAACCCCAAAGACCTGGAGCAGATAAAGACTCAAAAGATGAAAATCACAGGGGCTCTCTGGTGGACGTACGTCATTAGCCTGTTGTTCCGTATTGTCTTAGAAGTGAtctttatgtatttgttttatatgATCTACCCTGGTTACAAGATGATCCGGCTGGTGAAGTGTGACTCGTACCCCTGTCCCAACACAGTGGACTGCTTCGTGTCGAGGCCCACAGAGAAGACTGTCTTCACTGTGTTCATGCTGACTGCGTCAGGGGTTTGTATTCTGCTCAACATTGGAGAAGTGGTGTTCTTGGTGGGGAAGGCCTGCAGTAAGCATTTGCACACTGCTGGAGACTCGACTATGGGGGCTTGGATCCAACAAAAGCTCTGCTCGTTCTAA
- the gjb1a gene encoding connexin 27.5 isoform X2: MPLTPPAEPDPELKMNWASFYAVISGVNRHSTGIGRIWISVLFIFRILVLVVAAESVWGDEKSGFTCNTQQPGCNSVCYDHFFPISHIRLWALQLILVSTPALLVAMHVAHRRHVDKRLYKLSGRTNPKDLEQIKTQKMKITGALWWTYVISLLFRIVLEVIFMYLFYMIYPGYKMIRLVKCDSYPCPNTVDCFVSRPTEKTVFTVFMLTASGVCILLNIGEVVFLVGKACSKHLHTAGDSTMGAWIQQKLCSF; this comes from the coding sequence ACCCGGAACTAAAGATGAACTGGGCATCGTTTTATGCAGTCATCAGCGGTGTGAACAGACACTCCACAGGCATTGGTCGCATCTGGATCTCTGTCCTGTTCATTTTCCGAATCCTGGTTCTGGTGGTTGCAGCGGAGAGCGTGTGGGGTGACGAGAAGTCCGGCTTCACCTGCAACACCCAGCAGCCGGGCTGCAACAGCGTCTGCTACGACCACTTCTTCCCCATCTCCCACATCCGCCTCTGGGCACTCCAGCTCATCCTGGTCTCCACTCCTGCCCTGCTTGTAGCCATGCACGTGGCCCACCGCCGCCACGTCGACAAGAGGCTCTACAAACTCTCAGGGCGGACCAACCCCAAAGACCTGGAGCAGATAAAGACTCAAAAGATGAAAATCACAGGGGCTCTCTGGTGGACGTACGTCATTAGCCTGTTGTTCCGTATTGTCTTAGAAGTGAtctttatgtatttgttttatatgATCTACCCTGGTTACAAGATGATCCGGCTGGTGAAGTGTGACTCGTACCCCTGTCCCAACACAGTGGACTGCTTCGTGTCGAGGCCCACAGAGAAGACTGTCTTCACTGTGTTCATGCTGACTGCGTCAGGGGTTTGTATTCTGCTCAACATTGGAGAAGTGGTGTTCTTGGTGGGGAAGGCCTGCAGTAAGCATTTGCACACTGCTGGAGACTCGACTATGGGGGCTTGGATCCAACAAAAGCTCTGCTCGTTCTAA
- the gjb1a gene encoding connexin 27.5 isoform X3, producing the protein MNWASFYAVISGVNRHSTGIGRIWISVLFIFRILVLVVAAESVWGDEKSGFTCNTQQPGCNSVCYDHFFPISHIRLWALQLILVSTPALLVAMHVAHRRHVDKRLYKLSGRTNPKDLEQIKTQKMKITGALWWTYVISLLFRIVLEVIFMYLFYMIYPGYKMIRLVKCDSYPCPNTVDCFVSRPTEKTVFTVFMLTASGVCILLNIGEVVFLVGKACSKHLHTAGDSTMGAWIQQKLCSF; encoded by the coding sequence ATGAACTGGGCATCGTTTTATGCAGTCATCAGCGGTGTGAACAGACACTCCACAGGCATTGGTCGCATCTGGATCTCTGTCCTGTTCATTTTCCGAATCCTGGTTCTGGTGGTTGCAGCGGAGAGCGTGTGGGGTGACGAGAAGTCCGGCTTCACCTGCAACACCCAGCAGCCGGGCTGCAACAGCGTCTGCTACGACCACTTCTTCCCCATCTCCCACATCCGCCTCTGGGCACTCCAGCTCATCCTGGTCTCCACTCCTGCCCTGCTTGTAGCCATGCACGTGGCCCACCGCCGCCACGTCGACAAGAGGCTCTACAAACTCTCAGGGCGGACCAACCCCAAAGACCTGGAGCAGATAAAGACTCAAAAGATGAAAATCACAGGGGCTCTCTGGTGGACGTACGTCATTAGCCTGTTGTTCCGTATTGTCTTAGAAGTGAtctttatgtatttgttttatatgATCTACCCTGGTTACAAGATGATCCGGCTGGTGAAGTGTGACTCGTACCCCTGTCCCAACACAGTGGACTGCTTCGTGTCGAGGCCCACAGAGAAGACTGTCTTCACTGTGTTCATGCTGACTGCGTCAGGGGTTTGTATTCTGCTCAACATTGGAGAAGTGGTGTTCTTGGTGGGGAAGGCCTGCAGTAAGCATTTGCACACTGCTGGAGACTCGACTATGGGGGCTTGGATCCAACAAAAGCTCTGCTCGTTCTAA